Proteins from one Panicum virgatum strain AP13 chromosome 7K, P.virgatum_v5, whole genome shotgun sequence genomic window:
- the LOC120640022 gene encoding probable aldo-keto reductase 2 has protein sequence MARGPGVRDLRRRRRLRTVGGKVSVDCIDLYFQHRVDKKVPIEVTIGELKKLVDEGKIKYIGLSEPSASTIRRAHAVHPISAVQIEWSLWSRDVEEEVIPTCRELGIGIVAYSPLGRRFFSNGSKMVESLSDDDYRKFIPRYQPENLDKNIQIFERVNAMAARKGCSTSQLALAWVHHQGSDVCPIPSTTKIQNFNDNVGALSVKLTPEEMAELESYAAGEVQGDRNAVLMDIIWKDSDTPPLSSWKLE, from the exons AGGTCCAGGCGTCAGAGATCTGAGAAGGAGGCGACGATTGCGGACGGTTGGAGGAAAAGTAAGTGTCGATTGCATTGACCTCTACTTCCAGCACCGTGTCGACAAGAAGGTGCCCATCGAGGTCACG ATTGGTGAACTCAAGAAGCTAGTCGATGAAGGGAAGATAAAATATATCGGGTTATCTGAACCATCCGCATCCACAATAAGAAGAGCTCATGCAGTCCATCCTATATCTGCAGTTCAGATTGAGTGGTCGCTATGGTCCAgagatgtggaagaagaagtgaTTCCTACTTGCAG AGAACTTGGAATTGGGATCGTGGCTTACAGTCCACTGGGCAGACGGTTCTTTTCTAATGGGTCAAAAATGGTTGAGTCACTGTCCGACGATGACTACCGCaag TTTATTCCTCGATATCAACCAGAGAATCTCGACAAGAACATCCAGATATTTGAGCGTGTCAACGCGATGGCAGCAAGAAAAGGATGCTCCACATCACAACTCGCATTGGCTTGGGTTCACCATCAGGGAAGCGATGTTTGCCCGATACCAAGCACAACAAAAATTCAGAATTTCAATGACAACGTTGGAGCACTGTCTGTGAAGCTGACACCAGAGGAGATGGCTGAGCTGGAGTCATATGCTGCAGGTGAAGTCCAGGGAGACCGGAACGCTGTACTTATGGACATCATATGGAAGGATTCCGACACCCCGCCATTGTCATCTTGGAAACTTGAGTAG
- the LOC120640564 gene encoding probable aldo-keto reductase 2, with amino-acid sequence MAAVPVTVPRMKLGSQGLEVSALGLGCMGMSAYYGPPKPEPDMIALIHHAVAAGVTLLDTSDVYGPHTNEILLGKALQGGVREKVQLATKFGIRLGVDDGTREIRGDPAYVRAACEGSLKRLGVDCIDLYYQHRIDTRVPIEVTVGELKKLVEEGKIKYIGLSEASASTIRRAHAIHPITAVQMEWSLWSRDVQAEIIPTCRELGIGIVAYSPLGRGFLSSGPNLVNTLSDQDFRKDLPRFQPENLEKNALIFEKVNAMAVRKGCRPSQLALAWVDHQGPDVCPIPGTTKIENFNNNVAALSVKLTPEDMAELESYASVDVQGDRYHDFLNTWKDSETPPLSSWKAE; translated from the exons ATGGCTGCAGTTCCGGTGACGGTGCCGCGCATGAAGCTGGGGTCGCAGGGGTTGGAGGTCTCGGCGCTTGGCCTCGGCTGCATGGGCATGTCCGCCTACTACGGCCCGCCGAAGCCTGAGCCGGACATGATCGCGCTCATCcaccacgccgtcgccgccggcgtcacCCTCCTCGACACCTCCGACGTCTACGGCCCTCACACCAACGAGATCCTCCTTGGCAAGGCTCTGCAGGGTGGGGTGAGGGAGAAGGTGCAGCTGGCCACCAAGTTCGGCATACGCCTGGGCGTCGACGACGGCACCCGTGAGATCCGCGGGGACCCGGCGTACGTTCGCGCCGCGTGCGAGGGCAGCCTCAAGCGGTTGGGCGTGGACTGCATCGACCTCTACTACCAGCATCGCATCGACACAAGGGTACCCATCGAGGTCACG GTAGGTGAACTCAAGAAACTAGTCGAAGAGGGTAAGATAAAATACATTGGCCTGTCAGAAGCATCGGCGTCGACCATCAGGAGGGCGCACGCAATTCACCCAATCACCGCTGTCCAGATGGAGTGGTCTCTCTGGTCAAGAGATGTTCAAGCAGAAATAATCCCAACTTGCAG GGAGCTTGGCATTGGAATAGTCGCATATAGTCCACTAGGCAGAGGGTTCTTGTCAAGCGGGCCTAACCTGGTCAACACGCTTTCTGATCAAGATTTCCGCAAG GATTTGCCTAGGTTTCAGCCAGAAAACCTAGAGAAGAATGCCTTGATATTTGAGAAAGTGAATGCAATGGCGGTAAGGAAGGGGTGCAGGCCATCTCAGCTGGCGTTGGCATGGGTTGACCACCAGGGACCTGATGTCTGCCCCATACCTGGGACAACAAAGATTGAGAATTTCAACAATAATGTGGCGGCCTTGTCCGTGAAGCTCACGCCTGAAGACATGGCTGAGCTCGAGTCCTATGCCTCGGTGGATGTCCAGGGTGATCGCTACCATGACTTCCTCAACACCTGGAAGGATTCTGAGACTCCTCCCTTGTCCTCCTGGAAGGCTGAGTAA